A genomic window from Paucibacter sp. KCTC 42545 includes:
- a CDS encoding HlyD family secretion protein, with protein sequence MSDSANSASPISAPASASMPKSSARKRGLSIVGLTVLVGLVAYVGYQWLVSSRVEVTDNAYVNADVVQITPLVGGTVRAVHVDDTDFVKAGQALVSLDPADTRVALEQAQSALAQTVREVRTLYANNATLQAQIRARDADVQRAQSELTRLSADVQRRQPLLSSGAIGREELDHAQAQVAAAKSTLAAAQSAQQAAQEQLSSNQVLTDGTSVAQHPNVQRAAAKLREAFLAQQRTSLQAPVDGWVARRSVQLGQRVAAGAPLMAVVGLQQAWVDANFKEGQVARLHIGQSAKLVADVYGNKVEFQGKIVGLSAGTGAAFALLPAQNATGNWIKVVQRVPVRIALDPKQLAEHPLRVGLSMMVTVDVQDQSGKSLVDAPRSAPASQTAIFDQADAAAEADVARIIKANLGQPAAKPAAKPAAKVHA encoded by the coding sequence ATGAGCGACTCTGCCAACTCGGCTTCCCCCATTTCCGCCCCGGCCTCAGCGTCTATGCCTAAATCCTCCGCCCGCAAACGCGGCCTCAGCATCGTTGGCTTGACCGTGCTGGTCGGGCTGGTGGCCTATGTTGGCTATCAATGGCTGGTGAGCAGCCGGGTCGAAGTGACCGACAACGCCTATGTCAACGCCGATGTGGTTCAGATCACGCCCCTGGTGGGCGGCACGGTGCGTGCCGTTCATGTGGATGACACCGACTTCGTCAAGGCCGGCCAAGCCCTGGTGAGCTTAGACCCCGCCGACACCCGCGTGGCGCTAGAGCAGGCCCAAAGCGCGCTGGCGCAAACCGTGCGTGAAGTGCGCACCTTGTATGCCAATAACGCCACCCTGCAAGCGCAAATCCGCGCCCGCGACGCCGATGTGCAACGCGCTCAAAGCGAGCTGACCCGACTGAGCGCCGATGTGCAACGCCGCCAGCCCCTGCTGAGCAGCGGTGCCATTGGCCGCGAAGAGCTGGACCACGCTCAGGCCCAAGTGGCCGCTGCCAAGTCCACGCTGGCCGCCGCGCAATCGGCCCAGCAAGCCGCGCAGGAACAACTCAGCAGCAATCAGGTGCTGACCGATGGCACCAGTGTGGCTCAGCACCCCAATGTGCAGCGTGCTGCGGCCAAGCTGCGCGAGGCCTTTTTGGCCCAGCAGCGCACCAGCTTGCAGGCGCCGGTGGACGGCTGGGTGGCCCGTCGCTCTGTGCAGTTAGGCCAACGCGTCGCCGCTGGCGCGCCGCTGATGGCGGTGGTCGGCCTGCAGCAAGCCTGGGTGGATGCCAACTTCAAGGAAGGCCAAGTGGCCCGCCTGCACATCGGCCAAAGCGCCAAGCTGGTGGCTGATGTTTACGGCAATAAGGTGGAGTTCCAGGGCAAGATCGTCGGCCTGTCGGCCGGCACCGGCGCGGCATTCGCCTTGCTGCCTGCGCAGAACGCGACCGGCAACTGGATCAAGGTGGTGCAGCGTGTGCCGGTCCGCATTGCGCTGGACCCCAAGCAATTGGCGGAGCATCCGCTGCGTGTCGGCCTGTCGATGATGGTGACGGTGGATGTGCAAGACCAGAGCGGCAAGAGCCTGGTGGACGCGCCCCGCAGCGCGCCGGCCAGCCAGACCGCCATCTTTGACCAGGCGGACGCCGCGGCCGAGGCCGATGTGGCCCGCATCATCAAGGCCAATCTGGGCCAGCCGGCCGCTAAGCCTGCTGCCAAGCCCGCCGCCAAGGTGCACGCCTAA
- a CDS encoding efflux transporter outer membrane subunit, with amino-acid sequence MTMRLSLLMTAALSLVACAPVPTLKPAAQAISAEQVGLSSPSQPASSPAAPELAQPQAWWQAFKDAQLDALIERALANSPSLALARARMDRAAAQVEQAQAADKPVVGAGLDMTYQRFPEHSLYPPPLAGSLRTTSTLQAGVGYDWDFFGRHQAELDTALGQGRAAQADQAAARLSLSAQVARSYLALARTLAQQELLQRQLAERKETLSLVQQRVAAGLDNGQDQRNAEAPLPELQRQSVLLDEQAAALRQQLASLSVQPAAALRELAPRLPAALNLGPEAQAQLGVDLLGRRPDVVAARWRVEAASSQVSLARAQFYPNVSLNAFVGFSSIGIDKLLQPGSLQYGLGPSIRLPLFDTGRLRAQLHGSAAELDAAVAAYNGAVIEAVREASDQLRALQSVQSQQQAQQTALLNAEASRQLQTQRFEAGLGNKLALLSARGNALQQQRQMLDLYAQQLDTQVSLVRALGGDWQDLPKR; translated from the coding sequence ATGACAATGCGCCTAAGCTTGCTGATGACAGCGGCCCTGAGCCTGGTGGCTTGTGCCCCAGTGCCCACACTCAAACCCGCCGCACAGGCGATTTCAGCCGAGCAGGTCGGGCTGTCCAGCCCCAGCCAGCCAGCCAGCAGCCCAGCTGCGCCAGAACTTGCCCAGCCTCAAGCTTGGTGGCAGGCCTTCAAGGATGCGCAGCTCGATGCCTTGATCGAACGCGCCCTGGCCAACTCGCCCAGCTTGGCCTTGGCCCGCGCCCGCATGGACCGCGCTGCCGCGCAGGTGGAGCAGGCGCAGGCAGCAGACAAGCCGGTGGTCGGCGCCGGCCTGGACATGACTTACCAGCGCTTCCCCGAGCACAGCCTCTATCCGCCGCCGTTGGCCGGCAGCCTGCGCACCACGTCGACGCTGCAGGCGGGTGTTGGCTATGACTGGGACTTTTTCGGCCGCCACCAGGCGGAACTCGACACGGCCTTGGGCCAGGGGCGGGCGGCGCAAGCCGACCAGGCTGCCGCGCGACTGAGCTTGTCGGCCCAAGTGGCGCGCAGCTATCTGGCTTTGGCGCGGACCTTGGCGCAGCAAGAGCTCTTGCAACGCCAGCTGGCCGAGCGCAAGGAGACACTCAGCCTGGTGCAGCAGCGTGTTGCCGCCGGCTTGGATAACGGCCAAGATCAGCGCAATGCCGAAGCTCCCTTGCCTGAGCTGCAGCGCCAAAGCGTTTTGCTGGACGAGCAAGCGGCCGCCTTGCGTCAACAGCTGGCCAGCCTGAGCGTGCAGCCGGCCGCGGCCCTGCGTGAGCTGGCGCCGCGCCTGCCCGCCGCTTTGAATCTGGGCCCCGAAGCCCAGGCGCAGCTGGGCGTGGACCTGCTGGGCCGCCGCCCCGATGTGGTGGCCGCGCGCTGGCGGGTTGAAGCAGCCAGCAGCCAGGTCAGCCTGGCGCGCGCCCAGTTCTACCCCAATGTCAGCCTGAATGCTTTTGTGGGATTCAGCTCGATTGGCATCGACAAGCTCTTGCAGCCGGGCAGCTTGCAATATGGCCTTGGCCCCTCGATCCGCCTGCCGCTGTTTGACACCGGGCGCCTGCGCGCCCAGTTGCATGGCTCGGCCGCGGAGCTGGATGCGGCCGTGGCCGCCTACAACGGGGCGGTGATTGAGGCGGTGCGAGAGGCCAGCGATCAGCTGCGTGCCTTGCAGTCGGTGCAGAGCCAGCAGCAGGCCCAGCAAACCGCGCTGCTCAATGCCGAGGCCTCGCGGCAGTTGCAGACGCAGCGCTTTGAAGCCGGCCTGGGCAACAAGTTGGCCCTGCTGAGCGCGCGCGGCAATGCCTTGCAGCAACAGCGCCAGATGCTGGACTTGTATGCGCAGCAGCTGGACACGCAGGTCAGCCTCGTGCGCGCCCTGGGCGGCGATTGGCAGGACCTGCCCAAGCGCTGA
- a CDS encoding DHA2 family efflux MFS transporter permease subunit, translated as MSAPHALPEPLKGSALVLGTIALSLATFMNVLDSSIANVSLPAISGDLGVSPVQGTWVITSFGVANAISVPLTGWLTQRFGAVRLFTTSVLLFVLASWLCGFAHSLEMLVACRVLQGLVAGPMIPLSQTLLLASYSRARAGTALALWGMTTLVAPVVGPLLGGWITDNVSWPWIFYINVPVGLFAAFLTWSIYRERETAIKKLPIDGVGLALLVIWVGALQIMLDKGKELDWFASGEIQILAVAAAVGFAFFVVWELTDKHPVVDLRLFARRNFVFGAATLSVAYGLFFGNVVLLPLWLQQYMGYTATDAGMALAPVGVLAILLSPVAGKNVARFDPRWMASFAFVMFAVVLGMRSNFTTQTDFATIMIPTILQGAALAFFFIPLTTLTLSGITPDRLPAAAGLSNFVRITAGAMGTSIATTLWESRATLHHHHMVEQLSLGNPVAGETLGKLMAGGLSETQALAQINRLIDQQAFTRAADDIFLASAMIFVLLISTIWLTNRPPKLTGATTVDAGGAH; from the coding sequence ATGAGCGCACCGCACGCATTGCCTGAGCCGCTGAAGGGCTCGGCCCTGGTGCTGGGCACCATCGCGCTGTCCCTGGCCACTTTCATGAATGTGCTGGACTCCAGCATTGCCAATGTCTCGCTGCCGGCGATCTCGGGTGACCTGGGGGTCAGCCCGGTGCAGGGCACCTGGGTCATCACCAGCTTTGGTGTGGCCAACGCGATCTCGGTGCCGCTGACCGGCTGGCTGACCCAGCGCTTTGGCGCCGTGCGCCTGTTCACCACCAGCGTGCTGCTCTTCGTGCTGGCCTCCTGGTTGTGCGGCTTCGCGCATTCGCTGGAGATGCTGGTGGCCTGCCGGGTGCTGCAAGGCCTGGTGGCTGGGCCGATGATTCCGCTTTCGCAAACCTTGCTGCTGGCCAGCTATTCGCGGGCACGCGCCGGCACGGCTTTGGCCTTATGGGGCATGACCACGCTGGTCGCACCCGTGGTCGGGCCCTTGCTGGGCGGCTGGATCACTGACAACGTGTCTTGGCCCTGGATCTTCTACATCAATGTGCCGGTGGGCTTGTTCGCCGCCTTTCTGACCTGGAGCATCTACCGCGAACGTGAGACGGCGATCAAGAAGCTGCCGATCGACGGGGTGGGTCTGGCCTTGCTGGTGATCTGGGTCGGCGCGCTGCAAATCATGCTCGACAAGGGCAAGGAGCTGGATTGGTTCGCCAGCGGCGAGATTCAAATCCTGGCTGTTGCCGCCGCGGTGGGCTTTGCCTTCTTCGTGGTGTGGGAGCTGACGGATAAGCATCCGGTGGTGGATCTGCGCTTGTTCGCCCGGCGCAATTTCGTCTTCGGTGCGGCCACGCTGTCGGTGGCTTATGGCCTCTTCTTCGGCAATGTGGTGCTGCTGCCGCTGTGGTTGCAGCAGTACATGGGCTACACGGCAACCGATGCAGGCATGGCCCTGGCGCCGGTGGGCGTGCTGGCGATTTTGCTGTCGCCCGTGGCAGGTAAAAACGTGGCCCGCTTTGACCCGCGTTGGATGGCCAGTTTTGCCTTCGTGATGTTCGCGGTGGTACTCGGTATGCGCTCCAACTTCACCACGCAGACCGATTTCGCGACCATCATGATCCCGACGATTCTGCAGGGTGCGGCGCTGGCCTTCTTCTTCATCCCGCTCACCACCTTGACGCTCAGCGGCATCACGCCGGACCGCTTGCCCGCCGCCGCCGGCCTGTCTAACTTTGTGCGCATCACCGCTGGCGCCATGGGCACGTCCATCGCCACCACCTTGTGGGAGAGTCGCGCCACCTTGCATCACCATCACATGGTGGAGCAACTGAGCCTTGGCAACCCGGTGGCGGGCGAGACGCTGGGCAAGTTGATGGCAGGGGGCTTGAGTGAAACCCAGGCTCTGGCGCAGATCAACCGGCTGATCGATCAGCAAGCCTTCACGCGTGCGGCCGACGATATTTTCTTGGCCTCGGCCATGATCTTTGTGCTGCTGATCTCCACCATCTGGCTGACCAACCGCCCGCCCAAGCTGACTGGTGCCACAACAGTGGATGCCGGAGGCGCCCACTGA
- a CDS encoding ABC transporter permease, whose amino-acid sequence MALLAICLGVALSFAVHLLNSSALDEFGRASASLNGQPDLVLRATDGGGLPESLFARVAQDPALSLAAPVIEGQAQLRDAKGQPFNLRLIGWDALAGAAMNPQLLPSAGAKASGGLTALIDPQLIWLNAAALQRLAPAAREPGQALTLRAASAENGQALSLDLNLAGSVPAPGSPLAVMDIAAAQLLLGRLGRIDRIDLRLHNTGISPQAWLAQQNWPGGISAAPPPDEGARLSELTRAYRVNLSVLSLMALFTGSLLLFSVMSLSVAQRLPQWALLGVLGMTARERATMLLSEALLLGLIGSALGLLLGWGMAQLGLQVLGSQLGLSRSHATLAFEQLPWGAAAAFGALGVLVSLLSAALPALELRRLPVAQVLKGLGSQSARGLPAWLGPSLLILGLGLAMLPPLPRSSGCAEVPLGAYAAMLSLLLGGIACVPQLLHLSMSALAHWPGAGRSALLLLVRERARDQAGEASRALAGVLVSLSLSVSMLVMVGSFRFSLDDWLSRMLPADLYVRASLATGLDGQTAPLPTEFVEAVSASGLSQRLQPQRSDRIQLQGSSERFALMARRIDEARLPLQGDLARPEPPGTGKLGKIAEQDLTPIYISEALRDTLALRPGQRLMLLQPGGLSENAAVGTPGAEQKPGLPAYVRGVWRDYARQSGAVLMPMDAYQRWRGDTRITELLIWLPEGQAAGPAIRRLRAMAAQPQDIEIAESADLREMSMKIFDRSFAVTVWLQAVTLAIGLFGIAAAQSAQMLARKREFGLLLHLGFCRADVLRLLLLEAGLLCAVGALAGLSLGLGLSAVLVWVLNPQSFHWSMDMHIPVARLAALAGAMWLASVAAAWLAGRRAASDAAVHAVKEDW is encoded by the coding sequence TTGGCTCTCTTAGCCATCTGCCTAGGCGTGGCCCTGAGCTTTGCAGTTCACCTGCTCAATAGCAGCGCGCTGGATGAATTTGGCCGGGCGAGCGCCAGCTTGAATGGTCAGCCCGACCTGGTGCTGCGGGCCACCGACGGCGGCGGCTTGCCCGAATCTCTTTTTGCCCGCGTCGCGCAAGACCCGGCCCTCAGTCTGGCCGCGCCTGTCATCGAAGGCCAGGCGCAGCTGCGTGATGCCAAAGGCCAACCCTTCAATCTGCGCCTGATCGGCTGGGATGCCTTGGCAGGTGCGGCCATGAATCCGCAACTGCTGCCAAGCGCTGGCGCCAAAGCCTCGGGTGGACTCACCGCTTTGATCGACCCGCAGCTGATCTGGCTCAATGCCGCGGCCCTACAGCGCCTGGCACCAGCCGCGCGCGAGCCAGGCCAAGCGCTGACACTGAGAGCCGCCTCGGCCGAAAACGGTCAGGCCCTCAGCCTGGACTTGAATCTGGCCGGCTCAGTGCCTGCGCCCGGTTCACCCCTGGCGGTGATGGATATTGCCGCCGCGCAACTCCTGCTGGGCCGCCTGGGGCGCATCGATCGCATCGACCTGCGCCTGCATAACACCGGCATCAGCCCGCAAGCCTGGCTGGCCCAGCAAAACTGGCCGGGCGGCATCAGCGCCGCGCCGCCGCCCGACGAAGGGGCGCGCTTGAGCGAGTTGACGCGTGCCTACCGCGTCAATTTGAGCGTGCTCTCGCTGATGGCCTTGTTCACCGGCAGCTTGCTGCTGTTTTCGGTGATGTCGCTGTCGGTCGCGCAGCGCCTGCCGCAGTGGGCCTTGCTGGGCGTCTTGGGCATGACGGCGCGCGAGCGTGCGACCATGCTGCTGAGCGAGGCTCTGCTGCTCGGGCTTATCGGCTCCGCGCTGGGCTTGCTGCTGGGCTGGGGCATGGCGCAGCTGGGCTTGCAAGTTCTTGGCAGTCAGCTGGGTTTGAGCCGCAGCCATGCCACCCTGGCGTTTGAACAATTGCCCTGGGGCGCCGCTGCAGCCTTTGGCGCCTTGGGCGTGTTGGTCAGCTTGCTCAGCGCGGCCTTGCCCGCCCTGGAGCTGCGCCGTTTGCCTGTCGCGCAGGTGCTTAAAGGTTTGGGCAGCCAAAGTGCGCGCGGGCTGCCGGCGTGGCTGGGCCCCAGCCTGCTCATATTGGGTCTGGGGCTGGCAATGTTGCCGCCCTTGCCTCGATCTTCCGGCTGTGCCGAGGTGCCGCTGGGGGCTTATGCCGCCATGCTGAGCCTTTTGCTTGGCGGCATCGCCTGCGTGCCGCAATTGCTGCACCTGAGCATGAGTGCGCTAGCGCATTGGCCGGGCGCAGGCCGTTCTGCCTTGCTGCTCTTGGTGCGTGAACGCGCGCGTGACCAGGCCGGTGAAGCCAGCCGAGCGCTGGCCGGCGTGCTGGTGAGCCTGAGCCTGTCGGTGTCCATGCTGGTGATGGTGGGCAGCTTCCGGTTCTCGCTGGACGATTGGCTATCGCGCATGTTGCCGGCCGACCTCTATGTGCGCGCCAGCTTGGCGACAGGACTTGACGGCCAAACCGCGCCGCTGCCGACCGAGTTCGTCGAGGCCGTATCTGCCAGCGGCCTGAGCCAGCGCCTGCAGCCACAGCGCAGCGACCGGATTCAGCTGCAAGGCAGCAGCGAGCGCTTTGCCCTCATGGCCCGCCGGATTGACGAAGCCCGCCTGCCCTTGCAGGGCGACTTGGCCCGCCCTGAGCCGCCAGGCACGGGCAAGCTGGGCAAGATCGCAGAGCAAGACCTGACCCCCATCTACATCAGCGAAGCTTTGCGCGACACCCTGGCCCTGCGCCCCGGCCAGCGCTTGATGCTGCTGCAGCCGGGTGGGCTGAGTGAGAACGCCGCAGTTGGCACGCCAGGGGCCGAACAAAAGCCCGGCCTGCCCGCCTATGTGCGCGGCGTCTGGCGCGACTATGCGCGCCAGTCCGGCGCGGTGCTGATGCCGATGGACGCCTACCAGCGCTGGCGCGGCGACACCCGCATCACCGAGTTGCTGATCTGGCTGCCCGAGGGCCAAGCGGCCGGGCCGGCAATTCGGCGCCTGCGTGCCATGGCGGCGCAGCCGCAAGACATCGAGATTGCCGAGAGTGCGGACCTGCGTGAGATGTCGATGAAGATCTTCGACCGCAGCTTCGCCGTCACGGTGTGGCTGCAAGCGGTCACGCTGGCGATTGGTTTGTTTGGCATCGCTGCGGCGCAGTCGGCCCAGATGTTGGCGCGCAAACGCGAATTCGGCCTCTTGCTGCACCTGGGCTTTTGCCGCGCCGATGTGTTGCGCCTGCTCTTGCTGGAGGCTGGTCTGCTGTGCGCGGTCGGCGCGCTGGCGGGCCTGAGCCTGGGCCTGGGCTTATCGGCGGTGTTGGTATGGGTGCTCAATCCGCAGAGTTTTCACTGGAGCATGGACATGCATATCCCAGTCGCCCGCTTGGCCGCGCTGGCCGGCGCCATGTGGCTGGCGAGTGTGGCGGCAGCCTGGTTGGCAGGCCGCCGCGCCGCGAGTGATGCAGCCGTCCATGCGGTGAAGGAGGATTGGTGA
- a CDS encoding lipocalin-like domain-containing protein produces the protein MRRRHVLQGLSASWLAGQAPLTQAAAPSSTALTFPRDFGAHPGHSLEWWYLTGLLAPQAQERPAFGYQLTFFRLKGPAAASHPSALAAKQLLIGHIALSDLRSGKTWHAQRSARAGLGIAEASESDCAVHLRDWQLRRQDLSPGRSRYQARFGGGDSKNEQGFALDLQLQSTQALLLQGEQGLSRKGPQAAQFSQYYSQVQLQAHAQLRLGNQRLDLQGRSWLDHEWSHSFLGVAGADRAVGWDWCGINLLDGGALTLFRLRRADGSVLWSGGSWRRPDGSTLNFPNGVLQMQALRHWDSPQGGARYPVEWQLSTPVGQWRLKAISEAQEIDARLSTGMRYWEGPAELLPAQGGPALGYGYLEMTGYAGGMNLP, from the coding sequence ATGCGGCGCCGGCACGTCCTGCAGGGTTTGTCTGCCAGCTGGCTGGCGGGGCAAGCACCGCTGACTCAAGCCGCTGCCCCCTCCTCAACCGCCCTCACCTTCCCGCGCGACTTCGGCGCTCACCCCGGCCACAGCCTGGAATGGTGGTACCTGACCGGACTGCTGGCGCCCCAAGCGCAAGAGCGCCCTGCCTTCGGATATCAGCTTACTTTCTTTCGCCTCAAAGGCCCGGCCGCAGCCAGTCACCCGAGCGCCTTGGCCGCCAAGCAATTGCTGATCGGGCATATCGCGCTGAGTGATCTGCGCAGCGGCAAGACCTGGCACGCGCAACGCAGCGCCCGCGCCGGCCTGGGCATTGCCGAAGCCAGCGAAAGCGACTGCGCTGTGCATCTGCGTGATTGGCAGCTGCGGCGCCAGGATTTGAGCCCAGGGCGTAGCCGCTACCAAGCTCGTTTTGGCGGCGGGGATAGTAAGAACGAGCAAGGTTTTGCCCTGGACCTGCAGTTGCAATCCACTCAAGCCTTGCTGCTGCAAGGCGAGCAAGGCCTGTCACGCAAAGGCCCCCAAGCCGCGCAGTTCAGCCAGTACTACAGCCAGGTGCAATTGCAGGCCCACGCACAGCTGCGCCTGGGCAACCAGCGCCTGGACTTGCAAGGACGCTCCTGGCTGGACCATGAGTGGAGCCATAGCTTTTTGGGCGTGGCGGGGGCCGACCGCGCCGTGGGCTGGGACTGGTGCGGCATCAATTTGCTGGACGGTGGCGCGCTGACCTTGTTCCGCTTGCGGCGGGCCGACGGCTCGGTGCTGTGGAGCGGCGGCAGTTGGCGCCGGCCGGACGGCAGCACGCTCAACTTCCCCAACGGCGTGTTGCAGATGCAAGCCCTGCGGCATTGGGACAGCCCACAGGGCGGCGCCCGCTATCCGGTGGAATGGCAACTCAGCACACCGGTCGGTCAGTGGCGCCTCAAGGCCATCAGCGAAGCGCAGGAAATCGACGCCCGGCTCAGCACCGGCATGCGCTACTGGGAAGGGCCGGCTGAACTGCTGCCAGCCCAGGGCGGCCCAGCGCTGGGCTATGGCTACCTGGAAATGACCGGTTATGCGGGCGGCATGAATCTGCCTTGA
- a CDS encoding ABC transporter transmembrane domain-containing protein — protein sequence MPASNPALSANAPLPTNKATSDVKPTGKPRSLSGLAPFLRPYRWRIAAALVFLTLAALATLAFPLALRGLVDQGMVSGDPGARLMAMREHFLALFGVGAALGVFSALRFYMVTWLGERVTADLRNAVYSHVIRQSPEFFETTQTGEVLSRITTDTTVVQTVVGSSFSMGLRSLVMGVGAMAMLVATNPVVMLQVLGILVLVVVPAVYFGRRVRKLSRASQDRVADTSAIAAEVLNAVPVVQSYTQEIGEASRFAQASENAFETARKRTKMRAGLVAFIITATFAALLWGLYIGTQAVMAGRISAGHLGQSVVYAILMVSSVAVLAEVYGDVLRAAGATERLMELLASRSPVAEPTQPLPLPQLAGGTALRLQNLQFNYPSRPQQAALQDFHLDIAPGETVALVGPSGAGKSTVFQLLLRFYDAQQGQVLLNGVNTQQLSLHDLRASIGLVPQDSVIFSSSALENIRYGRPEATDEQVMAAAKAAFADEFIRALPEGYQTFLGERGVRLSGGQRQRVSIARAMLKNPPLLLLDEATSALDAESERMVQAALEAAMQDRTTLVIAHRLATVQRADRIVVLEHGRIVEQGTHAELTAKGGLYARLAALQFDAGY from the coding sequence ATGCCTGCATCCAACCCAGCCCTGAGCGCAAACGCCCCCCTGCCCACCAACAAAGCCACCAGCGACGTCAAGCCGACCGGTAAGCCCCGCTCCTTGAGCGGATTGGCGCCATTTCTGCGGCCTTACCGCTGGCGCATTGCCGCCGCGCTGGTATTCCTGACCCTGGCCGCACTGGCCACCCTGGCCTTTCCGCTCGCGCTGCGTGGCCTGGTGGACCAAGGCATGGTCAGCGGCGACCCGGGCGCCCGCTTGATGGCCATGCGTGAGCACTTTCTGGCCCTGTTCGGCGTCGGCGCGGCCCTGGGCGTGTTCTCGGCCCTGCGCTTTTATATGGTGACTTGGCTGGGTGAGCGGGTCACGGCCGACCTGCGCAATGCGGTCTACAGCCATGTGATCCGCCAAAGCCCCGAGTTTTTTGAAACCACCCAAACCGGCGAGGTCCTGAGCCGCATCACCACCGACACGACCGTGGTGCAAACCGTCGTGGGTTCGAGCTTCTCGATGGGCTTGCGCAGCCTGGTGATGGGCGTGGGCGCCATGGCCATGCTGGTGGCCACCAACCCGGTCGTGATGCTGCAGGTCCTCGGAATTTTGGTGCTGGTGGTGGTGCCTGCCGTCTACTTTGGCCGGCGCGTGCGCAAGCTCAGCCGGGCCAGCCAGGACCGTGTGGCCGACACCAGCGCGATTGCTGCCGAGGTACTCAATGCCGTGCCGGTGGTGCAAAGCTACACCCAGGAAATTGGTGAAGCCAGTCGTTTTGCCCAGGCCAGCGAGAACGCCTTTGAGACCGCACGCAAACGCACCAAGATGCGCGCCGGGCTGGTGGCCTTCATCATCACCGCCACGTTTGCCGCCCTGCTGTGGGGCTTGTACATCGGCACCCAAGCGGTGATGGCCGGGCGCATCAGCGCCGGGCATCTGGGCCAGTCGGTGGTCTACGCCATCTTGATGGTCAGCAGCGTGGCCGTCTTGGCCGAGGTTTACGGCGATGTGCTGCGCGCGGCGGGCGCCACCGAGCGCTTGATGGAATTGCTGGCCAGCCGCTCACCAGTGGCTGAACCCACCCAGCCCCTGCCCTTGCCCCAGCTGGCGGGCGGGACAGCGCTGCGCCTGCAGAACCTGCAGTTCAACTACCCTTCGCGCCCCCAGCAGGCGGCGCTGCAGGACTTCCATCTGGACATCGCGCCGGGTGAAACCGTGGCCCTGGTCGGCCCCAGTGGCGCGGGCAAGAGCACGGTGTTCCAACTGCTCCTGCGTTTTTACGATGCCCAGCAGGGTCAGGTCTTGCTCAACGGCGTCAACACCCAGCAGCTGAGCCTGCATGATTTGCGCGCCAGCATCGGCTTGGTGCCACAAGACAGCGTGATCTTCTCGAGCAGCGCGCTGGAAAACATCCGCTACGGCCGCCCCGAGGCGACCGATGAACAAGTGATGGCAGCCGCCAAGGCGGCCTTTGCCGATGAATTCATCCGCGCCCTGCCCGAGGGCTATCAAACCTTTTTGGGTGAGCGCGGCGTGCGCCTGTCAGGCGGCCAGCGGCAGCGCGTCAGCATTGCGCGGGCGATGCTGAAGAACCCGCCCTTGCTGCTGCTGGACGAAGCCACCAGCGCGCTAGACGCCGAGAGCGAACGCATGGTGCAAGCCGCGCTGGAAGCTGCGATGCAAGACCGCACCACGCTCGTGATCGCCCACCGCCTGGCCACCGTGCAGCGGGCCGACCGCATTGTGGTGCTGGAGCATGGCCGCATCGTCGAGCAAGGCACACATGCCGAGCTGACAGCAAAAGGCGGGCTCTATGCCCGCCTGGCGGCCCTGCAATTTGACGCGGGCTATTGA
- a CDS encoding MarR family winged helix-turn-helix transcriptional regulator: MPKKTTHAPPEFYRAESYCREDSLGWLMRKFKQSVTRQAELRLHDVGLTHAQWGTLMSLRFGGPSSTVALVRELDVDAGALSRLLDRLESKGFVTRERSEEDRRVVTVALSAEGLRVTAELPAVLSDVFNAHLAGFSEQEWRLLLSFLRRMIDNGEALRDSNAARPSSNDTPL; the protein is encoded by the coding sequence GTGCCCAAAAAAACCACCCATGCGCCGCCCGAGTTTTACCGGGCTGAAAGCTATTGCCGCGAGGACAGCCTGGGCTGGTTGATGCGCAAGTTCAAACAGTCCGTCACGCGCCAGGCGGAGTTGCGCCTGCACGATGTCGGCCTGACGCATGCGCAATGGGGCACTTTGATGAGCTTGCGCTTCGGCGGCCCCAGCTCCACCGTGGCCCTGGTGCGTGAGTTGGATGTGGATGCCGGTGCTTTGAGCCGGCTGCTTGACCGCCTGGAAAGCAAAGGCTTTGTGACCCGTGAACGCAGCGAGGAAGACCGCCGCGTGGTCACTGTGGCGCTGAGCGCAGAAGGGCTGCGTGTCACGGCAGAGTTGCCCGCTGTCTTGTCCGACGTGTTCAACGCCCATCTGGCGGGTTTCAGTGAACAAGAGTGGCGCCTGCTGCTCAGCTTTTTGCGACGAATGATTGATAACGGCGAGGCCTTGCGTGACAGCAACGCAGCCCGCCCCAGCTCGAACGACACCCCCCTATGA